A part of Acidimicrobiales bacterium genomic DNA contains:
- a CDS encoding VWA domain-containing protein, protein MSGAGPTTAPERLAVGFARVLRGAGLDVPVGSVLTFVEALGAVGVTRRDAVYWAGRTTLVRRPEDVDLYERAFAAFWEGAPGAGPPAPPEVQRIALLLDAEDEPAGGGEQPDDGGEPPDATLVVRFSGHEVLRHKDFAACSRSELEEAQRLMADLRLAGALRRSRRLRPSRRLRGRPDVRRTVRGALRAGGEPVRRAHLEPDRRPRRLVLLLDVSGSMEPYARALLRFVHAAVVGRTRVEAFTLGTRLTRITRQLASRDPDLALASAGRAVADWSGGTRLGEGLRAFNDQWGVRGTARGAVVVVLSDGWDRGAPEVLAEQMQRLRRVAHRVVWVNPLKATPGYAPLARGMAAALPYVDEFVEGHSVASLEQLAEVIAR, encoded by the coding sequence GTGAGCGGCGCGGGCCCGACCACCGCGCCCGAGCGCCTGGCCGTCGGCTTCGCGCGGGTGCTGCGGGGGGCCGGGCTCGACGTCCCCGTGGGCTCGGTGCTCACCTTCGTGGAGGCGCTCGGGGCGGTGGGCGTGACGCGCCGCGACGCGGTCTACTGGGCCGGCCGGACCACGCTGGTGCGACGCCCCGAGGACGTCGACCTGTACGAGCGGGCCTTCGCCGCCTTCTGGGAGGGTGCGCCGGGCGCCGGCCCGCCGGCCCCGCCTGAGGTGCAGCGCATCGCCCTGTTGCTCGACGCCGAGGACGAGCCGGCCGGTGGGGGCGAGCAGCCCGACGACGGCGGAGAGCCCCCCGACGCCACCCTCGTGGTGCGCTTCAGCGGCCACGAGGTGCTCCGCCACAAGGACTTCGCGGCGTGCTCCCGCTCCGAGCTGGAGGAGGCGCAGCGGCTCATGGCCGACCTGCGCCTCGCCGGTGCCCTGCGGCGGTCGCGCCGGCTCCGGCCCTCGAGGCGGCTCCGCGGCCGGCCCGACGTCCGCCGGACGGTGCGGGGCGCGCTGCGGGCGGGTGGCGAGCCGGTGCGGCGCGCCCACCTCGAGCCCGACCGCCGCCCCCGGCGGCTGGTGCTCCTGCTCGACGTGAGCGGCTCGATGGAGCCCTACGCCCGGGCCCTGCTGCGGTTCGTCCACGCGGCCGTGGTGGGCCGCACCCGGGTCGAGGCCTTCACCCTGGGCACCCGGCTGACGCGCATCACCCGCCAGCTGGCGAGCCGCGACCCCGACCTGGCGCTGGCGTCGGCCGGTCGGGCGGTGGCCGACTGGTCGGGTGGCACCCGCCTGGGCGAGGGCCTGCGGGCCTTCAACGACCAGTGGGGGGTGCGGGGCACGGCCCGGGGCGCGGTGGTCGTGGTGCTCTCCGACGGCTGGGACCGCGGCGCGCCCGAGGTGCTGGCCGAGCAGATGCAGCGGCTGCGGCGGGTGGCCCACCGGGTGGTGTGGGTGAACCCGCTCAAGGCGACACCCGGCTACGCGCCGCTCGCCCGCGGGATGGCGGCCGCGCTCCCCTACGTCGACGAGTTCGTGGAGGGCCACTCGGTGGCCTCGCTGGAGCAGCTCGCGGAGGTGATCGCACGATGA
- a CDS encoding XdhC family protein: MREVLDDIERWRAAGKRVAVARVVNVEGSGPRDPGAAMAVSEEGEVAGSVSGGCVEGAVVEEALRVLGGDGTPRLVTFGYSDDEAFAVGLTCGGTIHLFIEPLDW, translated from the coding sequence ATGAGAGAGGTGCTCGACGACATCGAGCGCTGGCGGGCGGCGGGCAAGCGCGTCGCGGTGGCCCGGGTCGTGAACGTGGAGGGCTCGGGGCCCCGAGACCCGGGCGCGGCCATGGCCGTGAGCGAGGAGGGCGAGGTGGCCGGTTCGGTGTCGGGCGGCTGCGTCGAGGGAGCCGTGGTGGAGGAGGCCCTGCGGGTGCTCGGCGGCGACGGGACGCCCCGGCTCGTCACGTTCGGGTACAGCGACGACGAGGCCTTCGCGGTGGGCCTCACGTGTGGCGGCACCATCCACCTGTTCATCGAGCCCCTCGACTGGTAG